Proteins encoded by one window of Halobaculum halobium:
- the leuS gene encoding leucine--tRNA ligase, translating into MSEEGYDHTAVERRWQEAWAEADAYRTPDDADDPTYVLGMFPYPSGKLHMGHVRNYTITDAYARFRRMQGDDVLHPMGWDSFGLPAENAAKERDSNPRDWTMDCIDTMRGQMESMGFGYDWEREITTCEPEYYKWNQWLFQQFHEEGLVERRAAEVNWCPSCETVLADEQVEGEDEHCWRCDTLVEQRELDQWTLGITEYADELLSAIDDLEGWPDSVREMQRNWIGKQEGSRVEFDVEGHGPVEAFTTRLDTIHGATFFALAPDHPISEELAAEDDEVAHFVEEVADPDGDEPNGVETGLTATNPATGQEVPVFVADFVLSDVGTGALMGVPGHDERDHAFAERMGVEITPVIAPEPEEGEDGDTDDADPEAPDVSEGASTEDGVLVNSGEYDGLPSAEAREELTADIDSAAFHTQYRLRDWLISRQRYWGTPIPVIHCDDCGPVMVPEGDLPVELPEFINTTGNPLDAATEWKHTTCPDCGADAVRETDTMDTFVDSSWYFLRYVSPDLNDAPFDVGRTNDWMPVDQYVGGLEHAVMHLLYARFATKAIADMDMLEHREPFTNLLGQGMVQLEGEKMSKSKGNTVSPQRIVDEYGADTARLFMMQAARPDTAFDWSEEGVKSTHRFLARLAETVRSFADADPDGDDADAARYVRSEVDAAVALATENFDELGFDLATREAQQLVGTLRSYRAYVDEVHAPTFERGVTAALKLLAPVAPHLTEELYAELADDGGLLVDADWPTADVDTDEASRRRQLVENTREDVRNIVDVAGIEDPERVDVVVAPEWKHEALAIAIDSDAPNLVGELMQNPDIQRHGSAASDYAKDLQAEREALRPALAPDREHEALEAAAWLIEREFEAPVYVRSADDADDAVANKAEPGRPAIDIAE; encoded by the coding sequence ATGTCCGAGGAGGGTTACGACCACACGGCGGTCGAGCGACGCTGGCAGGAGGCGTGGGCGGAGGCCGACGCCTACCGGACACCGGACGACGCCGATGACCCGACGTACGTGCTTGGGATGTTCCCGTACCCGTCGGGGAAGCTCCACATGGGTCACGTCCGCAACTACACGATCACGGACGCGTACGCTCGCTTCCGCCGGATGCAGGGCGACGACGTGCTCCACCCCATGGGCTGGGACTCGTTCGGTCTGCCCGCCGAGAACGCCGCCAAGGAGCGCGACTCGAACCCGCGCGACTGGACGATGGACTGCATCGACACCATGCGCGGGCAGATGGAGTCGATGGGGTTCGGCTACGACTGGGAGCGCGAGATCACCACCTGCGAACCGGAGTACTACAAGTGGAACCAGTGGCTGTTCCAGCAGTTCCACGAGGAAGGACTGGTCGAGCGCCGCGCCGCCGAGGTGAACTGGTGCCCCTCCTGTGAGACCGTGTTGGCCGACGAACAGGTCGAGGGCGAGGACGAGCACTGCTGGCGGTGTGACACGCTGGTCGAACAGCGGGAACTGGACCAGTGGACGCTGGGGATCACCGAGTACGCCGACGAACTGCTCTCGGCCATCGACGACCTGGAGGGGTGGCCCGACAGCGTCCGCGAGATGCAGCGCAACTGGATCGGGAAGCAGGAGGGCTCTCGCGTCGAGTTCGACGTCGAGGGCCACGGACCCGTAGAAGCGTTCACGACCCGACTGGACACTATCCACGGCGCGACGTTCTTCGCGCTGGCCCCGGACCACCCGATTTCGGAGGAACTGGCCGCCGAGGACGACGAGGTCGCCCACTTCGTCGAGGAGGTCGCCGACCCCGACGGCGACGAGCCGAACGGCGTCGAGACGGGCCTGACCGCCACCAACCCCGCAACCGGCCAGGAGGTGCCCGTCTTCGTCGCCGACTTCGTCCTCTCGGACGTTGGCACGGGCGCGCTGATGGGCGTCCCCGGCCACGACGAGCGCGACCACGCGTTCGCCGAGCGCATGGGCGTCGAGATCACGCCCGTCATCGCCCCCGAGCCGGAGGAGGGCGAGGACGGCGACACCGACGATGCCGATCCCGAAGCGCCCGACGTGAGCGAGGGCGCCTCCACCGAAGACGGCGTGTTGGTCAACAGCGGTGAATACGACGGCCTGCCCAGCGCGGAGGCGCGGGAGGAACTGACCGCCGACATCGACTCCGCGGCGTTCCACACGCAGTACCGCCTGCGCGACTGGCTGATCTCCCGCCAGCGCTACTGGGGGACGCCGATCCCGGTGATCCACTGCGACGACTGCGGCCCCGTCATGGTTCCCGAGGGGGACCTGCCGGTCGAGCTGCCGGAGTTCATCAACACGACCGGGAACCCGCTGGACGCCGCCACCGAGTGGAAACACACGACCTGCCCGGACTGCGGCGCCGACGCCGTCCGCGAGACGGACACGATGGACACGTTCGTCGACTCCTCGTGGTACTTCCTGCGGTACGTCTCGCCGGATCTGAACGACGCTCCCTTCGACGTGGGCCGCACGAACGACTGGATGCCCGTCGACCAGTACGTCGGCGGGCTGGAGCACGCGGTGATGCACCTGCTGTACGCGCGGTTCGCCACGAAAGCCATCGCGGACATGGACATGCTGGAGCACCGCGAACCGTTCACGAACCTGTTGGGACAGGGCATGGTCCAGTTGGAAGGCGAGAAGATGTCCAAGTCGAAGGGCAACACCGTCTCCCCGCAGCGCATCGTCGACGAGTACGGCGCCGACACGGCGCGGCTGTTCATGATGCAGGCCGCCCGGCCCGACACCGCGTTCGACTGGTCCGAGGAGGGCGTCAAGTCGACCCACCGGTTCCTGGCTCGGTTGGCCGAGACGGTGCGCTCGTTCGCCGACGCCGATCCCGACGGCGACGACGCGGACGCCGCGCGGTACGTCCGCTCGGAGGTCGACGCCGCCGTCGCCCTCGCCACCGAGAACTTCGACGAGTTGGGCTTCGACCTGGCAACGCGGGAGGCGCAGCAGTTGGTCGGCACGCTGCGCAGCTACCGCGCGTACGTCGACGAGGTACACGCGCCAACCTTCGAGCGCGGGGTGACGGCCGCGCTGAAGCTGCTGGCGCCGGTCGCGCCGCACCTGACCGAGGAACTGTACGCCGAACTGGCCGATGACGGGGGGCTGCTGGTCGACGCCGACTGGCCGACCGCCGACGTGGACACCGACGAGGCGAGCAGACGCCGACAACTCGTCGAGAACACCCGCGAGGACGTACGCAACATCGTCGACGTGGCGGGGATCGAGGACCCCGAGCGCGTCGACGTGGTCGTCGCGCCCGAGTGGAAACACGAGGCGCTGGCGATCGCCATCGACAGCGACGCGCCGAACCTCGTCGGAGAGCTGATGCAGAACCCGGACATCCAGCGACACGGGTCGGCCGCCTCCGACTACGCGAAGGATCTGCAAGCCGAGCGCGAGGCGCTTCGGCCCGCGCTGGCGCCCGACCGCGAGCACGAGGCGTTAGAGGCCGCCGCCTGGCTCATCGAGCGCGAGTTCGAGGCTCCGGTTTACGTCCGTTCGGCCGACGACGCCGACGACGCCGTCGCGAACAAGGCCGAGCCGGGCCGTCCCGCCATCGACATCGCGGAGTAG
- a CDS encoding DUF7535 family protein, whose product MSTEIDTQDDDAGLVKTVYRTVTPGYDSHSDDGMNAIGWAMFLGLLVILFPLLPFVALVWGVTKLIEVIAGEDEAGGDE is encoded by the coding sequence ATGAGCACGGAGATCGACACTCAAGACGACGACGCCGGGCTGGTGAAGACCGTGTACCGGACGGTCACACCCGGCTACGACTCGCACTCGGACGACGGGATGAACGCCATCGGCTGGGCGATGTTCCTCGGGCTGCTCGTGATCCTGTTCCCGCTGCTCCCGTTCGTCGCCCTCGTCTGGGGCGTGACCAAGCTGATCGAGGTGATCGCCGGCGAGGACGAGGCCGGCGGGGACGAATGA
- a CDS encoding Hsp20/alpha crystallin family protein has translation MSNMTPFDDMNRMFDRMSRNVGRMDWGDLHGMRRSGIDIDVAEYDDEIAVMADLPGFDREHIDLTVRDGVLSIRAEREVRRDEGDVAGDTGAYLRRERRAESLHRSITLPAEVREEHASATYSNGVLTVTLPKMSVGEDVDEGHHIDVNESD, from the coding sequence ATGAGTAACATGACTCCCTTCGACGACATGAACCGGATGTTCGACCGTATGTCCCGCAACGTCGGGCGGATGGACTGGGGCGACCTCCACGGGATGCGACGCTCGGGCATCGACATCGACGTGGCCGAGTACGACGACGAGATCGCGGTGATGGCCGATCTTCCGGGGTTCGATCGCGAACACATCGACCTGACCGTCCGCGACGGCGTGCTCTCGATCCGCGCCGAGCGCGAGGTGCGTCGCGACGAGGGCGACGTCGCCGGCGACACCGGCGCGTACCTGCGCCGCGAGCGACGCGCCGAGTCGCTGCACCGCTCGATAACTCTCCCCGCTGAGGTCCGCGAGGAACACGCGAGCGCGACCTACTCGAACGGCGTGCTCACCGTTACCCTCCCCAAGATGTCCGTCGGCGAGGACGTCGACGAGGGCCACCACATCGACGTGAACGAATCGGACTGA
- the hisH gene encoding imidazole glycerol phosphate synthase subunit HisH, which produces MNVTVIDYGVGNLRSLRRGLERAGADVVVSDDPDAIRDAEALVLPGVGAFQECVNNSEPFHDVLIAKAEDTPILGVCVGLQLMYEESTEGAPEGETVEGLGLIPGRVERLSGSVKVPHMGWNELTPERDHPIMDGIEAGDYAYFVHSYCADVTERTIASCEYGRRFAAVAANEAGNVIGTQFHPEKSGETGLQILSNFVEYAEAYHAGEVAAAE; this is translated from the coding sequence ATGAACGTCACCGTCATCGATTACGGCGTGGGTAACCTCCGGAGCCTCCGCCGCGGGCTCGAACGGGCCGGCGCGGACGTGGTGGTCTCCGACGACCCCGACGCGATCCGCGACGCGGAGGCGCTCGTGCTTCCGGGCGTCGGCGCGTTTCAAGAATGCGTGAACAACTCCGAGCCGTTTCACGACGTGCTGATAGCGAAAGCCGAGGACACGCCGATCCTGGGCGTCTGCGTCGGGCTCCAGCTCATGTACGAGGAGAGCACCGAGGGCGCACCCGAGGGCGAGACCGTCGAGGGGCTCGGCCTCATTCCGGGGCGCGTCGAGCGCCTCTCTGGGTCGGTGAAGGTGCCGCACATGGGCTGGAACGAGCTCACGCCCGAGCGCGACCACCCGATCATGGACGGGATCGAGGCGGGGGACTACGCCTACTTCGTCCACTCGTACTGCGCGGACGTGACCGAGCGCACCATCGCCTCCTGCGAGTACGGCCGGCGCTTCGCGGCCGTGGCTGCCAACGAGGCGGGCAACGTGATCGGCACGCAGTTCCACCCCGAGAAGAGCGGCGAGACCGGCCTGCAGATCCTGAGCAACTTCGTCGAGTACGCGGAGGCGTACCACGCCGGCGAGGTCGCAGCCGCCGAGTGA